A genome region from Constrictibacter sp. MBR-5 includes the following:
- a CDS encoding helix-turn-helix domain-containing protein yields MRALKHPHLRDVSVEHVLHALSDPVRLEIVRQIAREGECSCNAIDCGRAKSSMSHHFRVLRDSGVIRTRNDGTAHMNALRREELDARFPGLLSAVLAAAGAAAPEGSPAD; encoded by the coding sequence ATGCGCGCCCTCAAGCATCCCCACCTCCGCGACGTCAGCGTCGAGCATGTGCTGCACGCCCTCAGCGACCCCGTCCGGCTGGAAATCGTCCGGCAGATCGCGCGCGAAGGCGAATGCAGCTGCAACGCGATCGACTGCGGCCGCGCCAAGTCGAGCATGTCGCATCACTTCCGGGTCCTGCGCGACAGCGGCGTCATCCGCACGCGCAACGACGGCACCGCCCACATGAACGCACTGCGGCGCGAAGAGTTGGACGCACGGTTCCCCGGCCTGCTGTCCGCCGTCCTGGCCGCCGCCGGTGCCGCGGCGCCGGAGGGATCGCCCGCGGACTGA
- a CDS encoding aldo/keto reductase, which yields MEYRTLGGTGLKIPALILGTATFGGGNEFFKKWGDTDVKEATALVDVALEAGSNMFDTADVYSRGLSEEILGKAIAGRRDDVLIATKVGIPMGEGPNDAGTSRDRIVRGAEASLKRLGTDRIDLYQLHAFDALTPVEEMLQAMDVLIRSGKVRYFGVSNYSGWHLMKMLAAADRYGLPKPAIHQAYYSLAVRDFEWELMPLGLDQNVGTLVWSPLSGAKLSGKIGRNKRPPEGSRAATDASWDVPEDRLFAITDVLEAVSAETGRSIPQVSLAWLLARPTVSGLIIGARNADQLRDNLAAADLKLTPEQTARLDAASAVTPAYPYWHQQQSVPMRIPLPV from the coding sequence ATGGAATACCGCACACTCGGCGGCACGGGTCTGAAGATCCCTGCGCTGATCCTCGGCACCGCCACTTTCGGCGGCGGGAACGAGTTCTTCAAGAAATGGGGCGACACGGACGTGAAGGAGGCCACGGCGCTCGTCGACGTGGCGCTCGAAGCCGGCTCGAACATGTTCGACACGGCCGACGTCTATTCGCGCGGCCTGTCGGAGGAGATCCTCGGCAAGGCGATCGCGGGGCGCCGCGACGACGTGCTGATCGCGACCAAGGTCGGCATCCCGATGGGCGAGGGGCCGAACGATGCCGGCACCTCGCGCGACCGGATCGTCCGCGGCGCCGAAGCGAGTCTGAAGCGGCTCGGCACCGACCGCATCGACCTCTACCAGCTGCACGCCTTCGACGCGCTGACGCCGGTCGAGGAGATGCTGCAGGCGATGGACGTGTTGATCCGCTCCGGCAAGGTCCGCTATTTCGGCGTCTCGAACTATTCGGGCTGGCACCTGATGAAGATGCTGGCGGCGGCCGATCGCTACGGCCTGCCGAAGCCGGCGATCCATCAGGCCTACTATTCGCTCGCCGTGCGCGATTTCGAGTGGGAGCTGATGCCGCTCGGCCTCGACCAGAACGTCGGGACGCTGGTCTGGAGCCCGCTGTCCGGCGCCAAGCTGAGCGGCAAGATCGGCCGCAACAAGCGCCCGCCCGAGGGCAGCCGTGCCGCCACCGACGCCAGCTGGGACGTCCCGGAGGACCGTCTGTTCGCGATCACCGACGTGCTCGAAGCCGTCTCGGCCGAGACCGGTCGCTCGATCCCGCAGGTGTCGCTCGCCTGGCTCCTGGCACGGCCGACGGTGTCCGGCCTGATCATCGGTGCCCGCAACGCCGACCAGCTCCGCGACAATCTCGCGGCGGCCGACCTGAAGCTGACGCCGGAGCAGACCGCCCGCCTCGACGCGGCGAGCGCGGTGACGCCGGCCTATCCCTACTGGCACCAGCAGCAGTCGGTGCCGATGCGGATCCCGCTGCCGGTCTGA